One Drosophila teissieri strain GT53w chromosome X, Prin_Dtei_1.1, whole genome shotgun sequence genomic window, AATCCGTACGCGTACATACCGTTCTCGGCCGGACCGCGCAACTGCATTGGCCAGAAGTTCGCCATGCTGGAGATCAAGGCCATCGTGGCCAATGTGCTGCGGCACTACGAGGTGGACTTTGTGGGCGACTCCTCGGAGCCACCGGTGCTGATTGCCGAGCTCATCCTGCGCACCAAGGACCCCTTGATGTTCAAGGTGCGGGAGCGTGTCTACTGAATCAAAAGATCACATCATATTCCTTCActtgtaaatgaaaatatattcaaaaatgttaacGATTCGCGGCAAAACGTTTGCTTTATATGAGGGCTGAACAGCCAAGCCATGGTCACACTGCCATAGATGTGGACTAGTGTCGATAGCTCGATGGCGCATTCGCTTTATTTTGCGCCATAATTATCGATAGTGCAGCTCGCGCTATCGCAATGGCATATCGATAGTTTCGTGAATCGTTAGCCCAGCTCTAAAATAGTGTTTCTCTCCTCTCGTGTAGAAAAACAGagaaattaaactttttcgCGCATTTCGCCATtgcaaaaactgaaaatcgcGATCGCGTTCGTTTGCCCTGCAGATTGCACAACTACGCGCTCTCGATTGGCGCCGATTTAGCGGTGAATCGCGAATTCAAAGAAATATTCGcagcaagaagaagaacgGAACGGCCAGTATAATCgtattgttgtttgtgttggtgttagttgtgtgtgtgtttgtgggtgttgttgttgctgctgctgctactgctcctGGGATGATGCTGTAAAGTAAAAGTGGTGGCAAAAGCAATAAGCTCGTGGTGCGACGCAAAAAACACGCTGCAGTTAGCGGCCAGGCGGAAAATGCTGAGAGTGATGGTTGCTTGAGTCCCGAGTAATCGCTAAAATATCGAACACACAGTTCGTGCAAATCAAATTGCGCCAATaagcaaaagcaaacgcaaacatcgtttgttttattgcattccacgcacacacacacatatatatagatatatatatgcacaCGCACGCAGTCGCATACATAtgcgctgcagcagcaacaaagatTTTTTTATTCGaccacactcactcacacacgcaaCCACATGCATCCACGCAGCAAACggataacaacaaaaacaaagagagCAGCCAAATGTTTCGCCTGAGGTGAGTTGATGTTTTTTGTGAATGTCGTTTGGGCATTTTTGCGACAGTAAAGTgcaacaaattgtttgtttttcggccTTTGCGTTCGGAATTGGTCTTGATTTAATTtcggtgcgtgtgtgtgtgaaaattgGAAATcgcctgtgtgcgtgtgtgtgcgcgcaCTATCGTGTGCTCTCGCTCCCACCCACGTACTCCTTACGGCCGCGCGTTTGTTgtgttttgctgttgctgcacttCTCTTTGCCCAGCCAAACAAATCGCTCACTTTTAGTAAAATTCAATAACTGCCCGCAGTGCAAAACATGAATTAATAGTTAATGATTGAGGAGCACGGGCTGCCTTGTGGTCCATGTCCTGTGAATGTTACAGTCGCCTTTCCGCTGTCTCCCCGGATGGAGAATAGGCTCCTTTTCGGGTTTAGGATTGTTCCGAATCCTTGGATGGGTACTAGCCATCAAAACTAGGTTTCTATTTATCCATGCCCTTATATACATATCGGGGCAGCCAAATCCAACTAGGTTCGATAAAATATCCAGTGTGTTCTCATTTCTTGGTCCAAATAGGCCGgagaatacatatatgttaaatCGATTTACTGTTACCTAGTTTCTCTGCAGGATAATTGAATGGTAAATAGCGAATTATACAGCTGTTTTAGAATGGTTACAGATTGAAATTCATGTTGCTAAAGTCCAGCATTTACTTCAATGAGCAAAGCGTTTGCTGTGTgttagccaaaaaaaaaaaaccggtCAACTAATGTGTCTCCCTTTCCAGTGATTACATCCACAACCACAAGGATTAGAGCCAGCAACACGGAGTAAGAGgataccagcagcagcaggcaagGAACCACCGCTAGCGAAGATGTCGCGCTGGGGCAAGAACATCGTGGTGCCGCTGGACTCGCTCtgcaaggagaaggagaacaCCAACCGGCCCACTGTCGCCCGATCCGTGGGCACCGTTGGCAAGTGGGGCAAGATGGGCTTCACCTCCACGCGCACCTACACCCTGTCCGCCATCCATCCCATGGCcgcggcagcggcggctgctgcagcggccGCCAGTCCCTCCCAGAGTCCAGCCTCCACGCAGGATCACGATCCCAACGACATGTCCGTCTCGGTGCCGGAGCCGCCGAAGCCGAAAAAGTTCTTCAAATCGAGGAATACAGCTCCGCCTGAGGTCATAGCCCAGATCATTCAGCAGCTACCGCACTGTGGAGCCGGTGCATCGCCCATGCGGGACCATTTCTCGTCGGCGGGTGTGGGTGCTGGTGGTGTCACGCCTACTTCCGGTGCCCAGGAGGCTGGCGGAGTGAAGCTGAAGCCGGGCAAGGGCGTCAGTTCCGCAGAGCGGAAGCGCAAATCGCCCAAGAAGAAGGCAGTAACAACGCCAGCCTCCACGCCCTCGACGCCTGGTGCGTTTTACGGCGCCTCCGATCGAGATGGCGATGGGCTAAGCGATCCCGCCTCGGAGCAGCCGGAGCAACCGACCAGTGCCTCGGgcaagcagaagcagaagaaggCGAAGGAGGAGAAGAAACTGAAGCCGGAGGCACCGCCATCGCGGGTTCTGGGTCGCGCCCGCAAGGCGGTCAACTACCGCGAAGTGGACGAGGACGAGCGCTATCCCACGCCCACCAAGGATCTGATCATTCCCAAGGCGGGGCGTCAACCGGCCGAAGTGGCGGCCACGGCAACACTTGCCGCCGCTTCGTCGGAAGCCTACATTAGTTCCACGTTTGGCAGCCCTGGATCGGAGCCGTCGTTACCCCCGCCTACGTCAGCGCCAAGTGCATCTGCGTCCCAACTGCCCTCCGCATCCGGCAGCGCGTCGAATCCTCCGAGCGCCTCCCGCACGCCCGAACATCCTCCTATTGTGCTGCGCATCTCCAAGGTGAGTTTCGGATTGCCTGGGactttaatttggttttcaaCTATCTGTGTATTGAATTTTAcatataaaagtattttaaattaatatttccacCACACTAGTGGGTGCCCCTGTCATTTTGCTTTTCACCACTCCGTTTTTCGGTACATTTCACTACTCAGTAAACAGTGAACAGTTATCCAACTCTAACTATTTCCCGAGTACCCCGAATGCGATCGccctctttctctctctctctctctctctctctctaaaCAGCTGCTCTCTCCCTGCCACCTCTCTTACTCCGTTGTGCTTCGCCTTTGCTCCCCATCCCTCTCTCACCCTCTTCACGCCGCTGTCCGCTGTGTGTGTTGGAAAGGGAAGGCAGCGCAGCGCGCAAAGCAGTGTTAAATTACGCGCGCTTTTACATGGCAAACCAACGGCAACGGAATTGGAGTCGAGTCTCTCTCCCGAGTTGttggtgttttgtttttcgttccGCATTTATCAGTCGCTTCTTGCCCATTTCGGTTCAGTTGGAGTGTTAATTACCAGGAACGCGACACAGTAGtactcattttcatttgccaaatCAGCTAGTCCGAAGTAGGAGCACAAGTAGTGGATCCCTCAGTAGAAGAACCTGGCTAAATTGGCACCACTTTGTTTTCCAGGGCACTTCGCGCTTGGTCAGCACGGATAGCGAGGAGCCGCCGAGTAGCTCGCCCGCTCACCAGAACCAACTGAATCAGCTTCCGATCACGGAGGAGGAGCCAGCGGAGCGGTCCGGAGACGAAACAGTTCCTGCAAGTACGCCAAAAATCACAGTGAAGCCACTGAGGccgccaccagcagcagattCCGTGGATGGTTCGTCTGCGGcagtaggaggaggagcatCGGCAGGCGATTCTTTCGAGGAACGCAAGTCCCAGTCACTAGACCccaacgaggaggaggaggacgaagaagaggaggaggacgaggaggaggaaccGCCGGAGATCAACTACTGCACGGTGAAGATATCCCCGGACAAGCCACCGAAGGAACGGCTCAAACTGATCATCAAGACGGACGTGATCCGCAACGCCATCGCcaaagccgcagcagcagccgagtCCCGCAGCGAAAAGAAGTCAAAGAGCaaaaagcacaagcacaaacaGCTGCTGGCCGCGGGATCTGGTGCCGCTCCAGCGTCTGGAGCCACCCCTGCCGAGATCAACTCTGAATTTAAGACACCCTCACCTCATTTGGCTCTCAGCGAGGCCAACAGTCAGCAAGCACAGCATACGCCATCCCATCTGCATCAACTACATCAGCTCCATCCGCAACGAGGCTCCGCGGTCATATCGCCAACCACCCGATCCGATCACGACTTCGACTCGCAGTCCTCGGTGCTGGGCAGCATCTCCTCGAAGGGCAACAGCACGCCGCAACTGCTAGCGCAGGCTGTGCAGGAGGACAGTTGTGTGATTCGCAGCAGGGGATCTAGTGTGATCACCAGTGATCTGGAGACGAGTCAGCACTCCTCGCTGGTGGCTCCCCCCTCGGACATTGAGTCACGCCTGGAGTCCATGATGATGACCATCGACGGAGCTGGCACGGGAACAGCATCTGCGGTGCCGGAGACGCCACTGCAGGAGGACATACTGGCTGTGCTGCGAGGGGAAGTGCCACGGCTAAATGGCAATACGGATGCGGAGCCAaccgaggaggaggatccACAACAGCAGCCGAAGAGGGCCACGCGTGGCAGGGGCAGAAAGGCCAATAACAATGCGGATGTAACTCCACCCGCCACGGAGACCAGAACCAGAGGTAGGGCCAAAGGAGCAGATGCCAATGCGGCTGCCATATCGCCTCCAACAGGCAAACGAACCACACGGGGCACTCGGGGCTCCAGAAAGGCCGAACAGGAAGTCGACATGGAAGTGGACGAAGCGGCGGTGACGACGCCGCAAGCGaacgaggagcagctggaacAGGCCACACTTCCACCGAGGAGAGGTCGCAATGCTGCTGCCCGAgccaataacaataattcGGCCAGCATTAACAACAACATTAATAAGATAGCTGCTAATCTGTCCGCCAAAGCCGAGGCCAGCCGCCTAGCAGAGGGCGGAGTAGCTGGTGGAGCGCCACGTAGCTATGGCCGCAAGCGAAAGAACCAGCAGGTGACGCAGGTGCTGCAGCAGGAACAAGCGCCCGAAGAGCCGGAACCACCTGAggccgaggaggagcagcccaCACCCGCCAAGATTCCGCACACAGATCACAGGGAACATTCGCCAGACCATGATCCAGATCCCGATCCGGATGAACTGTCGAACAACTCAAACAACTCGTCGTTGCAGCACGATggttcctcctcctcgcccCCACCCCGCGATTTCAAGTTTAAGGATAAGTTCAAGCGAACATTGACATTGGACTCGCAGGGCGCGGCGAATGCCGGAGCgggtggaggagcagcagcagcggcggcaccACCTGAGTCTTCTGGCGAACAGCGAGGCGCTGTCAAGCTGGTCATCTCAAAGAAAAAGGGCAGCATCTTCAAGAGCCGCGCCCTGGTGCCATCCGATCAAGCGGAACAGGCCACAGTGGCCAAGCGGCATCTGTACAAGCACAGTTGGGATGCTGCGCTGGAAGCGAATGGCGGTGGTACCGGCAGCGATGCTAGCAATGCCTCGGCATCCGGTGTGGGCGTCGCTGGGGCCAAGGATCATCTGCATCATTTGGCGACGGGCAAGTCCGACGGTGACTTCGGTGACAGTCCGTCTTCGAACAACAATGGCTCCTCCAGTGCGTGCAGCAGTGCGTCCACGTTGCGCGGCGACAGCCCGGCCCTCGGAAAGATCTCGCGACTGGCGGGAAAACAGGGAGTACCTGCCACCTCCACCAGTTCCGATGCCTTTGACCTGGATTTGGAACCAATTGCTGGAGAGCTCGACCTGGAGCGTAGTGCAGCGGGTGCTTCCTCTGGCGGAACGGGGGGAACGACGGGCGCAGGAGGAGCGACGGGCGGTGGCGGCGCCATTCGGGTTGACCGCAAAACCAAGGACTACTATCCAGTGGTGCGAAACGTTAAGACGGCCCACCAAATCCAGGAGATCGGCGAGTACCAGGAAATGGACGACGACGTCGAGTACATCCTGGACGCACTTCAGCCGCACAATCCTCCGGCGACACGCTGTCTCTCCGCCCTCCAGCTAGCCGCCAAGTGTATGATGCCCGCCTTCCGGATGCACGTGCGTGCCCACGGCGTAGTCACCAAATTCTTTAAGGTGAGTCCTACCGGCTTATCTTTCAGTCAATCTTTCAGTTCTTATACATATGCTGAGCTGCAAACCACCTTTGGGAACTTGTTGTTTACTTGTTGTTTGATTATGCAATTGAGGCTTATCCAACTTCAATATATCAGCTTTCGGCATAGCTGTACCCAGAATAGCCAGTTTGTTTTGAAAGCTTGCATGTTATTTTGTAATTCCGTATTGAGTGCCTGTATAAACGTAAACCATTACACATGTGCCTTCATAAATAAAGAGCACCAGCTTGGTATTGTTTTCCACTTGGAGTCAGTATAGAGTGTAGATTAATGTCAAGATGAAAAGTATGAACTCTCGTTTCGCATTCAAAGCTGTTTGTTAATTAACTGACTATTTAACTGTAGGCATTATCCGACGCCAACAAGGACCTCAGCCTGGGCCTGTGCACCTCGGCCATCATGTACATTCTCTCTCAGGAGGGCCTCAACATGGACCTGGATCGCGACTCCTTGGAGCTGATGATTAACCTCCTGGAGGCGGACGGCGTGGGTGGAAGCACGGAGACCGGACACCCGGATAGAGCGGGCTACGACCGCAACAAGCAGAAGGTGCGCGAATTGTGCGAGGAGATCAAGGCGCAGGGCAAGGGAACGCATCTCAACGTTGATTCACTGACTGTGGGCACGCTGGCAATGGAAACGCTGCTATCGCTGACATCCAAACGGGCGGGCGAGTGGTTCAAAGAGGATCTGCGAAAGCTGGGTGGCCTGGAGCACATTATCAAGACCATCTCGGACTTCTGCAGACCTGTGATTGCCTGCGACACGGAGATCGACTGGCAGCCGACACTGCTGGATAACATGCAAACGGTAGCGCGATGTCTTCGAGTCCTCGAAAATGTGACGCAGCACAATGAAGCCAACCAGCGCTACATGCTCACCTCTGGCCAGGGAAAAGCGGTGGAAACGCTCTGCCAACTGTACCGTCTATGCAGTCGACAAATTATGCTGCATCCTTCCGACGGTGGTGGCAGCAACAAGGAGCATCCCGGCGTGGCGATGCGCGAGCTGCTGGTGCCGGTGCTCAAGGTACTGATCAACCTGACGCACACGTTCAACGAGGCGCAGCCATCGCTGGGCGCCGAGCTGCTAGGTCAAAGGGGCGATGTGGTGGAGACGAGCttccggctgctgctgctctcggCCAACTACATTCCCGACCAATGTGTCTTTGAGCTAAGCATActggtgagtgtgtgttttataTCATCCCCATTCGTTGCGTTGACTGATTCCACCGTCCCTCCAGGTTCTCACACTGCTAATCAATTTGTGTATGCATACTGTGCCCAATCGGGCTGCTCTAATGCAAGCTGCCGCTCCGCCAGAGTACGTGGCGGACAATCCACCAGCGCAGGGATCTGTGAGTGCACTGCAAGCTCTGCTTGAGTACTTCTACAAATGCGAGGAGCTGGCTAGGTGGGTAACATTTACACTTCCAGTCATTTCGCATTCCTTATCGAATTTTTCATACCCGCAGATTGGTGGAGAAGAACACGGACGCCTTCCTCGAGAGCAACGAGAAGGGAAAGAAGAAACAAGAAGAAGTGGAGGAGACGGTCAACAATCGTGAGTATTCTGCGAAACGATGATCTGTGCTGTGACCTTTGCTAATTGAACCGGGCGGTTTTGACAGTTCTACAACGAGCCGGCCACCACATGGAGCACACGCTAAAGGGAAGTTATGCGGCCATCCTGGTGGGAAATTTGATAGCGGACAACGAGTTGTACGAGTCGGTGGTGCGCCGCCAACTGCGAGGAAACAGTTTCAAGGAGATCATTGGCGTGCTGGAGAAATACCACACATTCATGAACCTTACCTCCAGCGTGAGTTCCTTATACtgtgttatatatttttagttcaGATCGACAGAATAGCCTTTTAATCCATCAAACTGCATCCATCAAATCTCCTAACTTGTTAACATTCTCCCCCATTTGAATAGTTGGAGGCAGCCTTTGTGGCGCATATGAAGTCCACGAAGCGCATCATCGACAACTTCAAAAAGCGCGACTACATCTACGAGCACTCGGATGACCACGACAATCCCCTGCCTCTGAATCTGGAAACGACGGCGCAAGTGTTGGCCGTGGGAGCGGACGCGTCGCATGTTGCCTCAAGCACGTCCGCCTCTGCCtccgcatcctcatccacatcggCATCCACAGGAACGACGAGGGCGCCGCGTGTCTATAAAACGTACAGCAGCCACAGATAATCGGACctgggatcgggatcgggatcgaaGAGCCATCGCAATTGTCGTTAACCACACCGAAAGCCTgccaccaaaataaaattctgTTGTTTGTGATTatgtaatttgtttatgtgTTGATATAACAACcactatatgtatgtgtatagtCTGTAATGCACCTAGTTTCAGTCAGCTGTACCCCCacgtatatatagatatatatatagaagtaTATAGCTAAGAGCGATAGGATACAATGCGATCTGATCTGATGTTTTTGCGTTTGTATTAACCCAAAGTGATAGCGAATTCCTGAGCATGGTCTGCGTTTTAACTAAAGAAAATTACTAAGATTGACGAAACGAAAGCGACACCCCGAACAACACAAAGATCCAAATCAAATCCCCACTAATATGAGTACGTTATATAGTCATAAGCAATATTAGCAGCTAAATGTCGGCTTACCCACGAAAGCACACACCCCCACCCATGTAAATATTCTTTAATCAGCGATTTTATCGGACGCGTCTTAGGTTTATTTcgaatgtgtttttttttacctattcatactttaaatattaaaaccttttttttattcattgtAAAACAAGCGCTCTTAGCAAAAACGCTGTAGCAGAAAGAGCGAGAGCGATAGACAAGTgtaaagagagagagagagagagatagagaagGAAACTCTAGATTAGATGaggaaaataaagttattttatTGCCTAAACGTAAGCTAAAGAAACTCTACTTATAAAACTAACactgataaataaatatatatatgtatatggatatATGTGTACGTTTACAACCACAAAAATGTCATTTTAGGCTACAAAAATCAGATTTAAAAAGCAAGCGCGCGTGCAAGAAAGAAACAATTTCGggaacaaaatatatatatttattttgtgttttcaaCGAGTACATAATATATTGTTCTTGcggaaaaaacaaacagaattaaaactaaaattgaaaaagaatGCGGCAGTTGTATTATTTTGCAAAAAGGGAATGGGAAGGGAACTTGTTGAACATTTTGACagtttactttaaatatttggcattaataataatttgttttgctcTATTATGAATAactccaatttattttaattatctgagataaagaacattttttttacttgCACTGATTTGAGCACGACGAAGTGTCATCTCTAGCACTCACGCACGAGGCTGCAAAATGAACGCAGTCAGCTGTTTCTGGTATTTTTGCGGCGGATAAGTCGGTATTTTTCGGCTTGCCGCATGTAATTTTTATGTCATCAGGCGGTCCAATTGGCAGTTGCCGCACCGAAACAGAAACCCGGGTCAAAACAAAGCACTCATCAATTAAAAAGCGCTCCAATCCTCCAGCCCGCCCGCCTGCTCAGTTCCGTTCGGCCAGGACCAGGTTCAGGATGTCGACCCGTCGCCAGGCGATCACGTTATACAGGAATCTCCTGCGCGAGTCGGAGAAGCTGCCCTCGTACAACTTCAGGTAGGTGTTGTGAAATTGGATGACAGCCACGAGCGATGAGCGATGAGCGATGAGCAATGTATTCCCCGGTTTCAGGATGTACGCTGCCCGCAAAATACGCGACACATTCCGCGCCAACAGGAGCACCAGGGACTTTGCGGAGATCGATCGCCAAATGGCCGATGGCCAGCAGAATCTGGAGCTGATACGTCGCCAGGTAAGTGCTGCGTCGGATCTCACCCCTTATCAGCCACGTTTGGAAGTATCCAGAAATAGAGCAGTCGTTTATTTACCAAATGGTTGGGAACTCAATTAATTAGTGGGTCTGATAGAAATACACTACTTGCCTCATCGAAGACAATCAATTTGAGGAATAATAAAGATCAATGTATATTTAAGTAGATTTTATCATATATATCTGATTTTGCAAACATGGGACATTGTGGGGGAGACTCCATTACCATCTTATTAGAAATCGAAAGTCACCATTTTGCCCCTTTTCGCTTATCAGCTGGCCGAGTTTATTAAGCTTTGAATGCCCACAGGTGATCATCGGCCACTTGTACAGCGCTGACAAACTGGTCATAGAGAACAAGAAGACCCTGAAGCCCTCGGACGACTGAGGGAAACACAAGCGGAACATGCGCTAGCTGACGAGAGTACAACAGCAGGGAGAGAgcggcaggaggagcaggaggcgtCTCTGGGTGAAGACACAACTCGAAAGACTCGACCCACACACAACACagcacaccacaccacacacacacacacattgttGATTATAAATGGCACTTGCATCGATGAAACCAAGGAACCGAAATCATTTGCTAGCAAAAAAACACCAATTTAATGTTATGTTTAACAACAATTATGAaattctatatacatacatatatattaatggTATAAATAAGTACTAAAGTACtccagaaaaaaaagaaacatctAAGACACCGGCGCCAATGACATGGAATGTGTGAGCGGGAAAGTGGAGGAGGTGGGAACCTACGCCTGGTAGGTGCTGGCGGACACATTGCCGCCGGTGCCCGTCCAGTTCGTGTGGTGGAACTGACCCTCCTGGCCCAGCAGCTCGTAGGTGTGGGCTCCGAAGTAATCCCTCTGGGCCTGCAGCAAGTTGGCTGGCAGCTTGGCCGTGCGGTAGCCATCGTAGAAGCTGAGGGCGGTGGACAGAGCCGGCACGGGGATTCCCCAGCGGAAGGCATTGGCAACGACCTCGCGCCACGAGTCCTGGCCGCGCTCAATGGCCTTCTTGAAGAAGTCGTCCAGCAGCAGGTTGGACAGCTGCGGCTGCGACGTATACGCGTCCTTGATGTTGCCCAGAAAGACGCTGCGAATGATGCAGCCGCCGCGCCACATCAGCGCAATGCCGCCGTAGTTAAGCCTCCACTTGTTCTCGCTGGCCGCCTCACGCATCAGCATGAATCCCTGGGCGTACGACACGATCTTGGCGCAGTAGAGAGCGTGCTTGATGTCGTCGAGGAACTTGGCGAGGTTGGCAACCTGCGCCTTGGTCGAGGGTCCCTTTAGCACGCTGCTGGCCTGGACGCGCTCGTTCTTCAGAGCAGACAGGCATCGCGAGAAGACCGCCTCACCAATTAGCGTCACAGGTACGCCGTACTGGAGAGCAGCGATGGCCGTCCACTTGCCTGTGCCCTTCTGGCCGGCGGTGTCGCGAATTCGCTCCAGCAGATGACCTTTGCCGTCCTTGTACTTGAGAATATCGCGCGTGATTTCGATGAGGAAGGAGTCCAGCTCGGCCGAGTTCCACTTGCCGAACTCCTCGGCCATCTGGTCAGCCGACAGTCCCAGGCTCTGCATGATGTGGTACGCCTCGCAGATCAGCTGCATGTCACCGTACTCGATGCCGTTGTGCACCATCTTTACGAAGTGACCGGCGCCTCCGTCGCCCACCCACTCGCAGCAGGGCTCGCCGTCGGCCTTGGCGCAGATCGCCTGGAAGATGGGCTGGATGAGGGGCCACGCAGCCTCGTGTCCACCGGGCATCAACGAGGGTCCGTGGCGGGCACCTTCCTCGCCGCCGCTCACGCCGGATCCCACATAGAGCAGTCCAAGTTTGGCCAACTCTTCGCAACGACGAGATGTGTCCTGATACTCCGAGTTGCCGCCATCGATGATCACATCGCCGGCAGAGAGCAGCGGCACCAGCTGCTGAATGAAGTCGTCGACCGCACTGCCGGCTGAAATTGGATCGAATTTACATATGATTAGCGCAAAGTTCCTTATCAAAGCTCTTTAAAGCTCAACTATCGTagatttattttctaaaacGTTTCGCGTTCTTTTTACGTGCAGAAATCATCGATTTAGCCAGAAAGTAGAGCGTGCGATTGGACAAGGTCGGTTGGTTGCTTTTGGAAAGTCACTGTTTTGCTTTGGAGGTCACCCTGGTGAGGCGTCCCTTGCGCCGGGTGAGCACTTCTCCAGCGCCGTGGAACCAGATAAGGCCAACGAGTCGTGGCGATAATAGCATTGATCTATCTATCTAGCGGTCGTTGCTGCTGGTTTGTGGGACACACTAGCGGTCAAAATTGTGGCACTCACTCTCTTCACTGATCAACTAGCATTCTTGGGTCGTCATCCTTGGTGTAAGTGACCAAGACTAGGTTGATATTCAATCACCCTTGTCCTCACTTCCACTTCCTGTGAAAGTGGGAGTTTGCACAACCTGTCGCGCAACTTTCAAATCCAAGTTGAGCGCGGAAACCTCCAGAGCTACCTACGTTCTTGACCCGCACTGTATGCTCCTACGGAGCATTCCGCAGTACGGAGTGAATCACAGGCCTGGCAAACTGGCGGGGAAGGAATCTGCACGGTTTTCGGCTGGTCAAATCCGAGAAATTCCCCCTGAAAATCGCGCGTTTGTGTGTGACCTATACCTATAATGAATGTCAAAGATTTCTCTCTGCGccgcgttgttgttgctttcgcGCGAACAGCAAGCTA contains:
- the LOC122623509 gene encoding protein wings apart-like, which codes for MSRWGKNIVVPLDSLCKEKENTNRPTVARSVGTVGKWGKMGFTSTRTYTLSAIHPMAAAAAAAAAAASPSQSPASTQDHDPNDMSVSVPEPPKPKKFFKSRNTAPPEVIAQIIQQLPHCGAGASPMRDHFSSAGVGAGGVTPTSGAQEAGGVKLKPGKGVSSAERKRKSPKKKAVTTPASTPSTPGAFYGASDRDGDGLSDPASEQPEQPTSASGKQKQKKAKEEKKLKPEAPPSRVLGRARKAVNYREVDEDERYPTPTKDLIIPKAGRQPAEVAATATLAAASSEAYISSTFGSPGSEPSLPPPTSAPSASASQLPSASGSASNPPSASRTPEHPPIVLRISKGTSRLVSTDSEEPPSSSPAHQNQLNQLPITEEEPAERSGDETVPASTPKITVKPLRPPPAADSVDGSSAAVGGGASAGDSFEERKSQSLDPNEEEEDEEEEEDEEEEPPEINYCTVKISPDKPPKERLKLIIKTDVIRNAIAKAAAAAESRSEKKSKSKKHKHKQLLAAGSGAAPASGATPAEINSEFKTPSPHLALSEANSQQAQHTPSHLHQLHQLHPQRGSAVISPTTRSDHDFDSQSSVLGSISSKGNSTPQLLAQAVQEDSCVIRSRGSSVITSDLETSQHSSLVAPPSDIESRLESMMMTIDGAGTGTASAVPETPLQEDILAVLRGEVPRLNGNTDAEPTEEEDPQQQPKRATRGRGRKANNNADVTPPATETRTRGRAKGADANAAAISPPTGKRTTRGTRGSRKAEQEVDMEVDEAAVTTPQANEEQLEQATLPPRRGRNAAARANNNNSASINNNINKIAANLSAKAEASRLAEGGVAGGAPRSYGRKRKNQQVTQVLQQEQAPEEPEPPEAEEEQPTPAKIPHTDHREHSPDHDPDPDPDELSNNSNNSSLQHDGSSSSPPPRDFKFKDKFKRTLTLDSQGAANAGAGGGAAAAAAPPESSGEQRGAVKLVISKKKGSIFKSRALVPSDQAEQATVAKRHLYKHSWDAALEANGGGTGSDASNASASGVGVAGAKDHLHHLATGKSDGDFGDSPSSNNNGSSSACSSASTLRGDSPALGKISRLAGKQGVPATSTSSDAFDLDLEPIAGELDLERSAAGASSGGTGGTTGAGGATGGGGAIRVDRKTKDYYPVVRNVKTAHQIQEIGEYQEMDDDVEYILDALQPHNPPATRCLSALQLAAKCMMPAFRMHVRAHGVVTKFFKALSDANKDLSLGLCTSAIMYILSQEGLNMDLDRDSLELMINLLEADGVGGSTETGHPDRAGYDRNKQKVRELCEEIKAQGKGTHLNVDSLTVGTLAMETLLSLTSKRAGEWFKEDLRKLGGLEHIIKTISDFCRPVIACDTEIDWQPTLLDNMQTVARCLRVLENVTQHNEANQRYMLTSGQGKAVETLCQLYRLCSRQIMLHPSDGGGSNKEHPGVAMRELLVPVLKVLINLTHTFNEAQPSLGAELLGQRGDVVETSFRLLLLSANYIPDQCVFELSILVLTLLINLCMHTVPNRAALMQAAAPPEYVADNPPAQGSVSALQALLEYFYKCEELARLVEKNTDAFLESNEKGKKKQEEVEETVNNLLQRAGHHMEHTLKGSYAAILVGNLIADNELYESVVRRQLRGNSFKEIIGVLEKYHTFMNLTSSLEAAFVAHMKSTKRIIDNFKKRDYIYEHSDDHDNPLPLNLETTAQVLAVGADASHVASSTSASASASSSTSASTGTTRAPRVYKTYSSHR
- the LOC122624533 gene encoding protein bcn92, coding for MSSGGPIGSCRTETETRVKTKHSSIKKRSNPPARPPAQFRSARTRFRMSTRRQAITLYRNLLRESEKLPSYNFRMYAARKIRDTFRANRSTRDFAEIDRQMADGQQNLELIRRQVIIGHLYSADKLVIENKKTLKPSDD